In a genomic window of Lacrimispora sp. BS-2:
- a CDS encoding S-methyl-5-thioribose-1-phosphate isomerase yields MKRGDEGLAFMLRYENVAWYEDGMVRILDRRIYPVRTEYVVCRKHEEVAQAIADMVTQSAGPYTAAAMGMALAAYEVMKSGRADVEEYMEHAAYTLSHARPTTVKAMVKITDGAMEVVREKVREGETGQKLVDAMQEYAFHYINNNYLKYCKVGSYLADQIPKNGTVMTICFAETVIGTALRECRNRGNEIKMICAETRPYFQGARLTASVACDMGFDVTVVSDNMPGYAMKEKKVDVFTSAADVITMDGYVVNKVGTFQMALMANYWGIPYYATGEPNEAHKTIDTVRIEERDPEQVLEAMGTRVTMPGVKGYYPAFDITPPKLCDGVVTDKGIFAPLNLNAYFNQIK; encoded by the coding sequence ATGAAAAGAGGAGACGAAGGCTTGGCATTTATGCTGCGCTATGAAAATGTTGCATGGTATGAAGATGGAATGGTGCGCATTTTAGACCGGCGCATTTATCCGGTGAGAACGGAATATGTAGTGTGCAGAAAGCATGAAGAGGTGGCTCAGGCCATTGCAGATATGGTTACCCAGAGCGCAGGTCCTTATACTGCGGCTGCCATGGGAATGGCACTTGCTGCTTATGAAGTTATGAAGAGCGGCAGGGCAGATGTGGAAGAATATATGGAACACGCTGCTTATACGCTTTCCCATGCCCGTCCGACAACCGTGAAAGCTATGGTGAAAATCACCGATGGAGCGATGGAAGTCGTAAGGGAGAAAGTCCGGGAGGGAGAAACCGGGCAGAAGCTTGTGGATGCCATGCAGGAGTATGCGTTTCATTATATAAATAATAACTATCTGAAATACTGTAAGGTAGGTTCTTATCTGGCTGACCAGATTCCAAAGAATGGTACTGTTATGACCATCTGTTTTGCAGAAACAGTCATTGGAACAGCACTTCGGGAATGCCGTAACAGAGGGAATGAAATTAAAATGATATGTGCAGAGACACGTCCGTATTTTCAGGGAGCGCGTTTAACAGCCAGCGTTGCCTGTGATATGGGGTTTGATGTAACGGTTGTGTCTGATAATATGCCCGGATATGCTATGAAGGAAAAAAAGGTTGACGTATTTACTTCTGCTGCGGATGTTATTACCATGGATGGCTATGTAGTCAACAAGGTGGGCACATTTCAAATGGCACTTATGGCAAATTACTGGGGAATTCCTTATTATGCGACAGGAGAGCCTAATGAAGCTCATAAGACCATAGATACGGTCAGGATTGAAGAACGCGATCCGGAACAGGTTCTGGAAGCCATGGGGACCAGGGTCACTATGCCGGGTGTGAAGGGGTATTATCCGGCTTTTGATATTACTCCGCCCAAGCTTTGTGATGGCGTGGTAACGGACAAGGGGATTTTTGCTCCGTTGAATTTAAACGCATATTTTAACCAAATCAAGTAA
- a CDS encoding class II aldolase/adducin family protein: MLLQDERELIVEYGKRMSQEKLSPGTSGNLSIYSEEKKLMAITPSGINYMDLCPEDVVITDLEANIVDGSRKPSSEWALHSVFYRDKPEARAVVHSHSMYCTVLAALNLPVKAIHYVIGDAGTAEVPCVPYHTFGTVKLAEESIKYCGKGKAVLLGNHGQIVCGSDLKSAYGLACNLEFLAEVQYKAMCLGNPVILNGEQMEEVMEKFKTYGQTNH; the protein is encoded by the coding sequence ATGTTATTACAAGATGAAAGAGAATTAATTGTTGAATATGGAAAGAGAATGAGCCAGGAGAAACTTTCGCCGGGAACAAGTGGTAATTTAAGCATTTATAGTGAAGAGAAAAAATTGATGGCTATTACGCCTTCCGGAATAAATTATATGGATCTTTGCCCGGAAGACGTGGTGATTACGGATCTGGAAGCTAATATCGTTGATGGAAGCCGTAAGCCATCCAGTGAATGGGCACTTCACTCGGTTTTTTACAGAGATAAACCGGAAGCCCGCGCAGTGGTTCATTCCCATTCCATGTATTGCACAGTCCTGGCGGCTTTAAATCTGCCTGTCAAGGCAATTCATTACGTCATAGGCGATGCCGGCACAGCCGAAGTGCCGTGCGTGCCGTATCACACATTCGGAACGGTGAAGCTGGCTGAGGAATCTATAAAGTACTGTGGAAAAGGCAAAGCAGTACTTCTTGGAAATCATGGACAGATTGTATGCGGCAGCGATCTTAAGAGCGCTTATGGGCTCGCGTGCAATCTGGAGTTTCTGGCAGAAGTCCAATATAAAGCAATGTGTCTGGGAAATCCTGTTATCTTAAATGGGGAACAGATGGAAGAAGTGATGGAGAAATTCAAGACCTATGGTCAGACGAATCATTAA
- the mtnK gene encoding S-methyl-5-thioribose kinase encodes MNTKYTEHFLMKLEDVKEYVAEVICFFGPEAELTVSEIGDGNINYVFRVSEKATGRSLVIKQADKVLRASGRPLDLHRNKIEAEILKIQGKLAPDYVPRVYRYDEIMCALSMEDISSYKNLRKEMLLGKTFPCLAEDISSFLADTLLPTTDLVMDRGLKKEWVKLFTNVELCDISEDLVFTQPYYDLKGRNCNIVTPGNEAFVESYLYSDEELKGEVGKLRDDFMNHAQALIHGDLHSGSIFVNNEGTKVIDPEFAFYGPMGYDIGNVIGNLFFAWTNRAYLDPENREFLKWIEETVIQCYDMVRDKIEKKYDKVVSFDMYRNSGFKDHYIRKIMADTLGYAGTEIIRRVVGDSKVEEVSGVGNVEKRIEIERALILTGIVLIKQREKISQGKEIADRFHEIIEHQVIGKM; translated from the coding sequence ATGAATACAAAATATACGGAACATTTTTTGATGAAGCTTGAAGACGTTAAGGAGTATGTGGCAGAGGTTATCTGTTTTTTTGGACCGGAAGCAGAGCTTACAGTTTCTGAGATTGGCGATGGCAATATTAATTATGTTTTTCGGGTATCTGAGAAAGCCACAGGCCGTTCCCTGGTTATTAAACAGGCGGATAAGGTGTTAAGGGCATCGGGACGCCCCCTGGATTTACACCGTAATAAAATAGAAGCGGAAATACTGAAAATACAAGGCAAACTGGCACCTGATTATGTGCCCAGGGTCTATCGGTATGATGAAATTATGTGTGCTTTGTCCATGGAAGATATTTCTTCTTATAAAAATCTTCGCAAAGAAATGCTTTTAGGGAAAACATTTCCCTGCCTGGCGGAAGATATTTCTTCATTTTTGGCGGATACACTGCTTCCTACAACGGACCTTGTTATGGACAGAGGGTTAAAAAAGGAATGGGTTAAATTGTTTACCAATGTGGAATTGTGTGATATTTCCGAGGATCTTGTTTTTACTCAGCCTTATTATGACTTAAAAGGACGCAACTGCAATATTGTTACACCTGGAAATGAGGCGTTTGTGGAATCCTACCTGTATTCTGATGAGGAACTAAAGGGAGAGGTGGGAAAATTACGGGATGACTTTATGAACCATGCTCAGGCATTGATTCATGGAGATCTTCATTCAGGCTCGATCTTTGTAAATAATGAAGGAACAAAAGTCATTGACCCGGAATTTGCGTTTTATGGTCCTATGGGTTATGACATTGGAAATGTGATTGGCAACCTTTTCTTCGCATGGACGAACAGGGCTTATCTTGACCCGGAAAATAGAGAATTTTTAAAGTGGATTGAAGAAACGGTCATCCAGTGCTACGATATGGTAAGGGATAAAATAGAAAAAAAGTATGATAAGGTTGTTTCGTTTGATATGTACAGAAATTCCGGCTTTAAAGATCATTATATTCGTAAGATAATGGCTGATACCCTGGGATATGCAGGCACGGAAATAATCCGCCGCGTTGTGGGGGATTCGAAGGTAGAGGAAGTAAGCGGCGTGGGAAATGTGGAAAAACGAATTGAAATAGAGAGGGCCTTGATTTTAACCGGTATTGTTTTGATTAAGCAGCGGGAAAAGATTTCGCAGGGAAAGGAAATTGCCGATCGGTTTCATGAAATTATTGAACATCAGGTAATTGGAAAGATGTAA
- a CDS encoding Na+/H+ antiporter NhaC family protein, with the protein MSEKKKGSFIGLMPLIVFLSLYLATGFVSGSFDNMPLMIGISIACFVAFLLQNPGEEKVSFTDKVTIFCKGGGDDTLILMVIIFLLAGAFYSVANNMHAVDSIVNIGLTILPTRMLLPGLFLIGCILSFSMGTSMGTVSALMPVAIDLAAKTGVNVALIGGVVVGSAMFGDNLSFISDTTIAATRTQEVSMKDKFRANFLMVLPAVIINLILLSLVPMGREIAAQVYDFNVINIVPYAVIIVLSLSGMNVIPVMGLGILSGLVIGMMHGDFTLLQSLGILHEGMTWMEDMSLIAVLVGGMVALMKYFGGIDYLLEKLTKKTKSARGGELSIAALVSLLDISTTNNTISIIAAGPIARNIADAQGIDRRRVASILDLFSSAFNGLLPYAGQLLVAGGLAGISPTAIMPYVWYCLLMLVFGVLFIVTGFPKKFGSSK; encoded by the coding sequence ATGTCTGAAAAGAAAAAAGGAAGTTTTATAGGTCTGATGCCATTGATTGTATTTTTGTCGCTGTATCTGGCTACAGGTTTTGTCTCCGGCAGTTTTGATAATATGCCGCTCATGATTGGTATTTCCATCGCATGTTTTGTGGCATTTCTTCTGCAGAATCCAGGGGAAGAAAAGGTGAGCTTTACAGATAAGGTTACCATATTCTGTAAAGGCGGGGGAGATGATACCCTGATTTTGATGGTCATCATTTTCCTTCTTGCCGGCGCATTTTACAGCGTGGCAAATAATATGCATGCTGTGGATTCCATCGTAAACATCGGCCTTACCATATTGCCGACCAGAATGCTGCTTCCCGGATTGTTTTTGATAGGCTGTATCTTAAGCTTTTCCATGGGAACTTCCATGGGAACTGTTTCGGCTCTGATGCCAGTGGCGATTGACCTTGCTGCAAAAACAGGTGTCAACGTTGCGCTTATCGGCGGTGTAGTGGTTGGAAGCGCTATGTTCGGAGACAATTTATCTTTTATTTCTGATACTACAATTGCTGCCACCCGTACCCAGGAGGTCAGCATGAAGGACAAGTTCAGGGCTAATTTCCTTATGGTACTTCCTGCTGTCATTATTAACCTGATCTTATTGAGTTTAGTTCCCATGGGGAGGGAAATTGCAGCCCAGGTATATGATTTCAATGTTATTAATATTGTTCCTTATGCGGTTATCATTGTTTTATCTTTAAGCGGTATGAATGTTATTCCGGTTATGGGCCTGGGCATTTTAAGCGGCCTTGTTATTGGCATGATGCATGGTGATTTTACTCTCTTACAGTCTCTTGGCATTCTGCATGAAGGTATGACATGGATGGAAGATATGTCCTTGATTGCGGTATTGGTTGGAGGCATGGTGGCGCTGATGAAGTATTTCGGCGGTATTGATTATCTGCTGGAGAAGTTGACGAAAAAAACAAAAAGCGCCCGTGGCGGGGAGCTGAGCATTGCGGCATTGGTTTCACTGCTTGATATATCAACAACCAACAATACAATTTCAATTATTGCTGCCGGTCCGATTGCAAGGAATATTGCAGATGCCCAGGGAATCGACCGCCGCCGTGTGGCCAGTATTTTGGACCTGTTTTCTTCTGCTTTTAATGGTTTGCTTCCTTATGCAGGACAGCTGCTGGTAGCAGGTGGCCTGGCAGGAATCAGTCCTACCGCCATTATGCCATATGTATGGTATTGCCTGTTGATGCTTGTTTTTGGTGTACTGTTTATTGTAACCGGATTTCCCAAAAAATTTGGCAGCAGCAAATAA
- a CDS encoding DeoR/GlpR family DNA-binding transcription regulator codes for MFKIERQAYIENELKKNKSVLISDLCQALDCSMETIRRDLKELEAAGKAQRIYGGAFLPEENDLGVPAKLRETFFPMEKRQMAEHALSFISKGDVIMLDASTTCLKLSQAILEAGLPITIITNSLRICYIFNEQPNAAPRIICLGGELHAKTNSFIGYKTTNEINEYIADKSFISCPAIDMTFGLTDNNLASAMVRKGMIDHSRKRFLIADHTKFSSNASVLIAGLSVVDTIITDKPLPPRWEAECINKKIHLEYL; via the coding sequence ATGTTTAAAATTGAGCGACAAGCTTATATTGAAAATGAATTAAAGAAAAATAAAAGCGTTCTTATTTCTGATTTATGTCAGGCTCTTGACTGCAGCATGGAAACCATACGGCGGGATTTAAAAGAATTGGAAGCAGCAGGAAAAGCACAACGTATTTACGGAGGAGCTTTTCTTCCAGAAGAAAATGATTTAGGAGTTCCCGCCAAATTAAGGGAAACCTTCTTTCCGATGGAGAAGCGGCAAATGGCGGAGCATGCTCTCAGCTTTATTTCAAAAGGAGATGTCATCATGCTGGATGCCAGCACTACCTGCTTAAAGCTTTCCCAGGCAATTCTGGAAGCAGGGCTTCCCATTACTATTATCACCAATTCCTTAAGAATATGTTATATTTTTAATGAGCAGCCCAATGCTGCCCCGCGCATCATCTGCTTAGGAGGAGAACTTCATGCAAAGACGAATTCCTTCATCGGCTATAAAACTACCAATGAGATTAACGAATACATTGCGGACAAGTCTTTCATAAGCTGCCCTGCCATCGACATGACCTTCGGACTGACCGACAACAATCTGGCATCAGCCATGGTGCGGAAAGGGATGATCGATCATTCCAGAAAACGCTTTTTGATTGCCGACCATACCAAGTTCAGCAGCAATGCCTCTGTTTTGATCGCCGGCCTGTCGGTGGTGGATACAATTATTACAGACAAGCCTCTGCCGCCAAGATGGGAAGCCGAATGCATAAACAAAAAAATTCATTTAGAGTATTTGTAA
- a CDS encoding iron-containing alcohol dehydrogenase, with product MQNFNYHNPAKIIFGKDSEKEVQALLHDLNVHSLLLVYSGDFIKTLGIFDTVKDACEKENIVFFENGSVVPNPKIELVRQLTALGKEKNIDFILAVGGGSSIDTAKAVAAGIPYDGDVWDFFEGKAPLCTALPMGVISTLPSSGSETSNCSIISNGLHKLGIESDAIIPRFAIMNPAFTLTLPPYQTSCGIADILSHLLERYFTDVPFVDTTDFLIEGAVQALLLNGERLMARPDDYHARAEIQWLASIAHNNLLDTGRVADWGSHRIEHEISAQYGITHGEGMAVVLLAWLKYMEKVKPEKPAQLANRIFHADYHDHSISEMVMILRRRLKEFFRILNLRTSLTEMGINSEHFEEMADRATSNGTIGHYVPLGKEQVMEILDLAK from the coding sequence ATGCAAAACTTTAATTATCACAACCCGGCAAAAATTATCTTTGGAAAAGATTCCGAAAAAGAAGTCCAGGCTCTGCTTCACGATTTAAACGTTCATTCGCTCCTGCTTGTTTACAGCGGCGATTTCATCAAGACCCTGGGTATCTTTGACACGGTCAAAGATGCCTGCGAAAAAGAAAACATCGTGTTTTTTGAAAACGGTTCGGTTGTTCCAAATCCAAAAATAGAACTGGTCCGCCAGCTTACCGCCCTTGGAAAAGAGAAAAATATCGACTTTATCCTTGCAGTAGGAGGAGGCAGCTCTATTGATACAGCAAAAGCCGTGGCAGCGGGCATCCCATATGACGGAGATGTCTGGGATTTTTTCGAAGGAAAGGCCCCTCTTTGTACTGCTCTTCCTATGGGCGTTATCAGCACCCTTCCTTCAAGCGGAAGCGAAACTTCCAACTGTTCCATTATTTCAAACGGACTTCACAAGCTTGGAATTGAAAGTGACGCCATCATTCCACGCTTTGCCATTATGAATCCTGCCTTTACTTTAACCCTTCCGCCTTATCAGACAAGCTGCGGAATCGCAGATATTTTGTCACATCTGCTGGAACGGTATTTTACCGACGTCCCCTTTGTAGATACCACGGATTTTCTGATTGAAGGAGCGGTACAGGCTCTTTTATTAAACGGAGAACGCTTAATGGCCCGTCCGGATGACTATCATGCACGGGCCGAGATTCAGTGGCTCGCCTCCATTGCCCATAACAATCTTCTGGATACCGGGCGGGTGGCTGACTGGGGTTCCCACCGCATCGAACACGAAATAAGCGCTCAATACGGTATTACACACGGGGAAGGAATGGCAGTGGTGCTTCTGGCATGGTTAAAATATATGGAAAAAGTAAAACCGGAAAAACCGGCACAACTTGCAAACCGTATCTTCCACGCAGATTATCATGACCATTCCATATCAGAGATGGTCATGATACTCCGCCGCCGTTTAAAGGAATTTTTCAGGATTCTCAATTTAAGAACCTCCCTGACAGAGATGGGAATCAACAGTGAACATTTTGAAGAAATGGCGGATCGGGCGACTTCAAACGGTACAATCGGCCATTATGTCCCTCTGGGGAAAGAGCAGGTGATGGAAATCTTAGATCTGGCGAAATAA
- a CDS encoding glycosyltransferase, translating to MNQYKICVYAISKNEEQFVDRWMDAVSEADAVIVTDTGSTDHTVERLRERGAIVYEETISPWRFDTARNVALSHVPEDADICVSNDLDEVFEPGWRQKLEDLWKPEYTRARYLFTFACNPDGTPQKQYPMEKIHIRHGYRWVHPVHEVLEYGGAGPEQTAWIRGIVLNHYPDLSKPRSQYLPLLELSVEENPLDDRSMFWLGREYVYYKNYDKGIETLKRHLSLPTARWNEERSASMRLIAQCYEEKGNMKEARSWLFRALAECPDAREPYLALVKSAYKEKNWPLSYAMAEKGLSITGNSGSYLVEQECWGFALHDYGAIGAYNMGMYEKARDYARKALGLDPSNKRLQNNLLMIEDRIKKQEKSEGSS from the coding sequence GTGAACCAATATAAAATTTGCGTATATGCAATCAGTAAAAACGAAGAACAGTTTGTAGATCGTTGGATGGATGCCGTATCCGAAGCTGATGCTGTCATTGTGACAGATACAGGCTCAACCGATCATACGGTTGAAAGACTTCGGGAAAGAGGAGCTATCGTTTATGAAGAGACCATATCGCCATGGCGGTTTGACACGGCCCGCAATGTGGCATTGAGCCATGTCCCTGAGGATGCGGATATCTGTGTTTCAAACGACTTAGATGAGGTATTTGAGCCGGGATGGAGGCAAAAGCTGGAAGACCTATGGAAGCCGGAATATACCCGTGCACGATACTTATTTACATTTGCCTGTAATCCTGACGGCACCCCCCAAAAACAGTACCCAATGGAAAAGATCCACATCCGGCATGGTTACCGCTGGGTACATCCGGTGCATGAGGTCTTGGAATACGGTGGTGCTGGCCCTGAACAAACCGCATGGATTCGTGGAATCGTTCTTAATCATTATCCGGATTTATCAAAGCCAAGAAGCCAGTATCTTCCCCTTTTGGAATTATCAGTTGAGGAGAACCCGCTTGATGACAGGTCTATGTTCTGGCTTGGAAGAGAATATGTATATTATAAAAATTATGATAAGGGGATTGAAACACTGAAAAGACATCTTTCCCTTCCAACGGCCAGATGGAACGAGGAGCGAAGTGCATCCATGCGCCTTATAGCCCAATGTTATGAGGAGAAGGGAAATATGAAAGAAGCCAGATCATGGCTCTTCCGTGCTTTGGCAGAATGCCCGGATGCCCGTGAACCATATCTGGCACTGGTAAAATCAGCCTATAAGGAAAAAAACTGGCCCCTGTCCTACGCCATGGCAGAAAAAGGATTATCGATCACGGGAAATTCAGGCAGCTATCTGGTAGAACAGGAATGTTGGGGATTTGCTTTGCATGATTACGGCGCCATCGGTGCTTATAACATGGGGATGTATGAGAAAGCCAGGGACTATGCCCGGAAAGCCTTGGGGCTGGACCCTTCCAATAAAAGGCTGCAAAATAACCTGCTTATGATTGAGGACAGGATCAAAAAACAGGAAAAGTCGGAGGGATCC